The sequence below is a genomic window from Lolium perenne isolate Kyuss_39 chromosome 4, Kyuss_2.0, whole genome shotgun sequence.
ACTCTATATTGCGGAAACCCAAACCTCCGTCAAATTTGGGTTGTGTCATCTTCTCCCATGCTACCCAACAAGTCCTTCGTTTCCCTTCTTTGCTGCCCCACCAGAAATTCCTCAACATCTGATTGATATGCTCACATAAGCCCCTGGGCAACTTGAAGCAGGACATAGAAAAGGTAGGTACAACTTGAGCAACTGACTTAATCAAAATTTCTTTGCCACCCACAGATAGCAATTGCTCCATCCATCCCAAAACCTTCTTCCACACCTTGTCCTTTAAGTACTTGAAAGCTCCACTCTTAGATTTGCCCACATTTGATGGCAATCCAAGGTATTTCTCATTAAGAGTCCCCCGTTGTACTTCTAACGTATTCTTAATACTCTCCTTGAGTACCGCTGGACATCCCTTGCTAAAAAATATAGAGGACTTGTCCATATTGATTCTTTGTCCCGAAGCAAGACAATACTTTTGTAGCACATCTTTAACTTTTGATGCACCCTCACTACTTGCCTTGAAGAACAGCAGGCTATCATCGGCGAAGAGAAGGTGGTTCACCACCGGAGCCGTGGGAGCCACACTAATCCCATGAAGAACCGATGACTGATCTTGATTTTTTAAAAGGCACGAAAGGCCCTCTGCTGCCAACAAAAACAAATATGGTGAGATAGGGTCGCCCTGGCAGATTCCGCTAGTCGGTCTAAACTCCTCCAACAGTGCTCCATTAAATAACACCGAGAATGATACTGTCGACACTAGCCTCATGACCAAAGCAACCCATCTACTACTGAATCCAAGTTTCAGCATAATAGCTTCCAAGTAGCTCCACTCAACCCGGTCATATGCCTTCTGCATATCCAATTTCAGCGCACAAAACCGATGCTTCTTCGCTTTCGTTCGCTTCATAAAATGGAGGCACTCATATGCCGTGATGATATTGTCTGTTATCAGCCGTCCAGGGACAAACGCTGATTGCTCCTCAGATATGATCTGTGGCAAAATAACCTTCATTCTATTCGCCACCACCTTTGAGGCTATTTTATATATAACGTTACAGAGGCTTAGAGGGAGAAATTGCCCCAACTGCTTTGTATCCTTCACCTTTGGTATTAGCACAATGTATGTTTTATTGATACACTCCGGACTATCATTGCCTGTCAGGACACGCATCACAGCCGATGTTACTTCCTCTCCACACACATCCCAGTTTCGCTGAAAAAAAAGTGTGCTGGAAAACCATCGGGCCCCGGCGCCTTGGTCGGGTACATCTCAAAAAGGGCCTCTTTAACCTCTTTGGCTTGGAAAGATGCATCCAATGCCCTTTTCATCTCCCGATCTACCCTTGTAGGCACACAATTGAGGACCTCCTCCATAGCCGAAACTCCTTCAGAGGTATATAGCTGCTTATAAAAGCCATTTGCTAGAGCTCCCATCTCCTTCTCATTTGACGTAGGAGTCCCATCGGCCCTTGCCAGCGCTGCAATGCGGTTCTTTTTCTTCCTCTGGCTTGCACACATATGAAAGAATCTTGTGTTCTTATCACCTTCCGCTAGCCACTGAATCTGTGATCTTTGTCTCCACATTATCTCTTCGCGCTGTAAAACCTCCTCCAGTTCGGCAACTGTTTCCTTCTCCTCCATCGATGGCCCAACCCTGCCCGGTTGGCTCCTTAAGATGGCCAAGTCTCTCTGTAGCGTGCGAATTTGAAGGCGGACGCTTCCAAAAGTCTCCCTACCCCATGTTGACAGGTTGTGAGACACGCTCTGTAGCTTGCTCTTCAGCTCAGCCATGTTCCGACTCTTCTCCGAAGCATTCCAAGAACCTGCAAGATGCTCAGGGAAACCCTCATGCGACTCCCACATAACCTCATACCAGAACAGATTCCCACTCCATTTCTGGACTTGCCGGGGTGTGCACTCTAGTAATATGGGTAAGTGGTCAGATGTTGCATAGCTCGGCAGATGGTGCACCTCCGCTTCAGGGAAGAGTGCACACCAAGAAGAAGAGGCCAGGGCACGATCAAGACGCACGCGGCAGTAATCTCCACCTGCCACTTTTTTCTCGAAAGTCCATGGCACTCCCTTAAAACCCAGATCGCAGAGGCCACAGATATCCATTGCGTCTCTAAAACCCAGTATTTGACTCCAGCTTCGCTCGCTAACTCCCACGTGTTCATCACGGTGCAGGACCTCATTGAAATCCCCCATACACAACCATGGGAGGTCAGTCGACGAGCGGATAAATTTCAACATGTCCCAGGTTTTATGCCGTTCATTAACCTGGGCCTCCCCATACACCACAGTAAGCCTCCAGGGGTCTTTTCCCTCTTCAGTTACAACTCCATCTAGATGATATTGAGAGTACGATAAAATTTCAAACTTTATTGAATTGTTCCAAAAAATGCCAATACCACCACTCCTACCGGAGCTACTAACAGCAAAACTATTATCAAAACCCAGAGATCTTGCTAAACCCTCCACCCTATCCCTTTGCAGTTGAGTCTCGACGACAAAGAGGATAGCAGGAGTATGTCTCTCCGCCAGAAGACGGAGATCTCTCACTGCCGCCGCCCCACCTAGGCCGCGATAGTTTAAACCCAGAACACTCATTGCGACTGGCGATCCCCCGAGCCGGAGGTTGCCTCAGCTATCACGCTCTTCTTCGGTGTTGAGTGCTTCCTGGATCTCTTCTGCTCCCTTGATGATGGCGGAGGAGGAGGTGTCCCCGCCCTAGGCAGATACTCCTTTTCATTGGCCTTCTCCAGGTCAAGCTTACCCTGCGCTGCAGGTTGTTTAGTAATTATCACCCCTGGCTCCTTCCACTGCAGCAAAAGTGGTGCATTCACCTTCTTCTCCTTGCCTCCCCCTTTAACCGGACTGCCTTCTGTTAGAAGAGCCTCAGTTGATGTCCTCTTGCGGGTCTCTGAAGAGCCAGAGCCTCCACGTCCTCTACCTCCCTCACGTCCCCCCATCCTTCTTCCACCCCAGCCTTCTCGACCACGTCCTCTACCACCAGCATTTTCTTCATTCATGTCCTTCTTCTCCCGCCACGCACGCTGTCCAGCTGTTCCATGCAGTTGCGACCTGTTCCATGGCGTATCGGCCAGCAGCCACTTCCCATAGCCCTCCTTGCACGGGTCATGGACCCCCATCCACACTCCTCTTTTTCGTGTCCCAGTAGTCCACATACATCGCAGAAACGTGGGATCTTCTCATCTTTCACCCGCATAATCATAGGTACATCTCCTTCTGGCTTAAAGGACACAAAACGCGTCAAGCTTCTGCGCACATCTAGCCATACTCGAACTCTCACAAAATCACCTAGTTCACCGCCTGAGATATTCATGTCAACAGCGATAACTTCCCCAATGTTCACAGCCAGATTTGTGATCATTTGCTTCTTGCGATACATCTCTGGTACATCGTGTATCTGCACCCACGCGTGTATCCTATTCAGCTCCACTGCCGTAGCCCTACAACTTCTGTCGTATTTCTCAACAAGCAGTCCATGATCTCGAAAAATCCATGGGCCTTGCTCAGTGATCTTCCTTCAATCTCCCAGGCAATTGGCCTGGACCATGAATTTATTCTCCTCTAGATCGCGGAAGGTTACCTCCTGGGCTGGTGCCCATGCGAAACTCATCGTCTTCTTCAATGATTGAGTGCTGAAAGGCTTTGATGTGAGGAGGCGCATCACTGCCATCCACCGCGTGCCCTCCTTCAGCGAGTCCACCTCGCTCTTTTCACGAAGACCCCTTCAATATCCTCTCCCTTAAGGTTGAGACTCTTCAGCAGTTCTTCGATCGATCGCTCGTTCCCCTTCTGACTCGTGCTTCCTTCCGCCGCCATACCTGATCCAGCCTCAAAACCCTAGGTTGATGGAAACTACCAAGGCCGGGCAGTTGAACTCGTCAACCCGAGTAGAAACCTTCGCCCACGGGAAGAAACTCGCTCGGATCCGGGATCAGCCACTGCCTCGACGTCGATCGCCGCCGATCGCCAGAGCAGTATCAAAACCCTAGTTTCCTAGGCAGAGTGCGAGTGCGAGTGGAAAGATTCTGTGTGGTGGCATGGGCTTGGtggggggcggggggggggggggggcgggcaGGTCCATGTCAGGCTGCAAGCGGCAGCGGGCCGTCTGCGGCGCCGCGATTTGGGCCCAGTTAAATGCATCTGCTGCCACCCACGGATTTTTTTATAGAAAAAACGGCGTATGCGGGCCGGCCCGCAGATGCCGCATATCGCAGCGAGCCAACGACACCCGAGCCACCACAGTTCTTCCTCGTTCGGCTCCGCCACTGGAGCGCCACCACGGCCACCATGGCCGCCATTCCTCCTCCGGCTCAGGCGAACCAGAGTGTGGCAAGGACGGCGGCGGTGATGCCCAGATGCGCACAGACGCGGGCGGCGGGAAGCAGCCGCAGCGCAAGGAGCCTAACGGGAGCTCCCtcgtccccaccatcatcaaggtATCGAAAAATTGCAGACTTTTTCTGTAGTTCATCTCAGTTTATACAGGCATTGTTCAGTGTAACTAGCACATGCATATGATACAATCTGGACAAATTAGCCATGCCTCTGTAGATATCAATAATCAGGTTTTTAAAAACTTATTTAACTGTTGGCTCTGTACATATCCGTACAACTGGAACCATTATCTAGAGAGGAGTGCTGTTACTGTATGTTGTGCTCCAGCTCATTCAAACATGAATTATGTTACCATATGTCACTCCTCCCGATTGCTGCATCTTGTGCTCCAGCTGAAATTTCTGACCTGATACAATTTTCTGCTATTTCAGTAGTATCAAAGTTGGTTTTAAGGATAGGAAGATGTGACTACTTTGTTCTTTTAGGCTATATAAATTATATCCCAAAGTTTGCTAGGATATTGTTTTCTTGATTGTTTCTATGAGCTACAGAACTTTTATGAATAATGATTTCTCTTTGTTTCAAACACATGTTTAATAGGCATTATTGGCAGTCTAAAATAATACATAGTTCTCTTTGTTTAATAGGCATCTCAGATTCAACTGGGAGAGGGCAAGCTTCACACAGAGAAATAGCAAGgttccctttttttttttttggctaatTTGGTTTTACTTAGTTAATGATCTGATCATTTCAAACACATGTTAATCCCTAGTTTAATTGCTTGTCTTAATTTTTAGGGAGACCTTCCAATGGGTATCGTCTTGTCGTTTACCAAAGACCTGCAAAATCTCAGCAAGCGTGGATATCTTTACGTAAAAAATAAGTATTCTATTAAAATGCTCATTATTTATGAAAATCCTCTTGATTGGGTTTACACATCTTCCTATGTTGGTGGCTTGGTGCCACTGCAAGCTATTTGGTCTTGTCTCATACGGAAGGATGAGTTTGAAACTTTGAATCGTGTTTTTTTTTTGGCAGGTGGTTGCTATAACAGTGTTCTTCTTGCTGTGTATAGCACTCTATGCTTTCTTGTCTCCATTTCTTGGGAAAGACTTGTATCAGTATATCGCAGTCGGTGTTTATAGTTTTCTGGTAAGGTTCCACTCCTCTTCTCAAGCATGGACTGAATCCTGGAGTAtatttgtttatttatttatttgtgCTATTAGTTCAGTCCCAGTTGAGTTGGAGAAGCAACATCTACGCGTTCAAAACAAGGATGCCGAGATTATGTTAAGATCTTGAAGAAATACAAGCGAAGTTCAAGAACATCAGTTCAGCCAGACATCATCGATCCGGCCACACTGCTGTTATGAACCATGACCCTCTATATTTGCATGATTCAGATTGTGTACTTGGAGTGATGTGTAGCAAATGTATGTACGGACTTGACTGCGATCCATGGAATGGAACTTTTTTAACACTTGGTTTCTGTGATGAAAGTTAATGGCGTCATGTGCACCTCATGGTGACCTGTGTAACTAGTTGATTTCATATTTTTAaaaatgttttatttctgtaacatTGATAAAGTTTGATGTGACTACAAACCAAGTCTTTTGAGTGGTAATGGGCGTATGTGACTTGGGTACAGATTGATGCAAGTTTTTTGCTCAACCAAGCTAGCTCAATTCGGTACAGAAACCAAATCCTTTGCTCAACGGAGCTAGCTAACAGCGAAGGAACTGCTGGCAAAGAGAGGAGATAAATACATCAATGGTCACTGGACTTAGACCCTTTGCTCGCCTTAATCACCGTACTTAGAGATACGCGATTTACGGTCACCGAATACAGCGAGTTGTTCGTAAACGGTCACTCCCCGCGGTAGAACGTTGTATTTTGCAAACGTGGCAAGTGGTGGACACATCTGTCAGGTCTCAGCCAGATTTCATTTTGCAAATATCCCCAAAATTTTTATTTTCTTCTCCAGTACAGCCCCTCCCCAAATCACCCACCTAAAAacaccaaaataaaataaaatcctGGATGCCCCTCCCCGctgccgtcctcctcctcgtcgctcctCCGGTCGCCGGGATCCCTCCTTCGTGCCGCTACGCCCATCGCATGAGCTGCTGCGGGCTCCCAGGAAAAAGGGAGAGGGCACAGGGACACCGCCGCGCTCCACAATCGACGCTCGCGAGTCCATGCGCGTGCCACTTCCCCTGTTGTGGGCTTGGAGACGACGAGGTCTTCCTCCACCTGGATGCAGGGCAGGGGCACCGCCGTCTCGAGAATGCAGGGCAGTGCGGGCGCGCCGCCGTCTCGAAATGCAGGGGCAATGCGGGGGCACCGCCAAACAGTTCCCCGGGAGGCTGCAGCAGGGATGCGCGGCTGTCGTCTCTTCCCACGATGCCCCGCCGCGCAAGGTCTACTCCGACCTCCCTAGCACCTCGCCACCTCTCCCCAGTGCGGCTCGCGCGCCACCGGCAGGCCCTCCGCCGCGCGCTTCAGGGCCGTCCTCGCATCCACACACGCCCGCCGCCGGCAGGgtccacggcggcgcgcgccgctggcaggcccttggccgcgcgcgcTAGGGCCGTCCTCCCTCCACAGGTCTTGTCGCGGTCGTCTGCAGCCGCCCGCACGGCGTGCGTCTCCGCGTGCGCAGGGACGTTCATGGACGCCGTGCTTGTCAACACCGAGGCCGGCTCTTGGACAACAACTTCACCGGGATGGACCTCTTCCAGGAGGGGGAACACGTCCGGTAGTGGGGGACGGTGATGTATAGCTCGCCGGAGTACCGTGCTCTCTCGCCAAGACTCGATTTGGGCGAGATTCGTCCTCGATTTGGCCAGCGCCTTTCCCTGGACATgcacgaggaagaggaaggagaggagcgTGGCCACGTCGCATCCGTGCATCACCCGCGGACGGGGATGGGGCGAGGGCGCGCGGCCGCCGCCACCGGTTCTCGACCAAGAGAGATGGGGGACGGGCCCAACCGGGGACACGACGGGGCAGGCGGCGCACGGCAAGGCACCGGCGGTTGGATGCATTCCCTTTCATCTTTGCAATTTGGCCCTTTCTTTTATTACTATATGAAAATAGTCTATATTGATGGTTGAGGCCTGACATGTGGGGTCGACACCCTGCCACGTCAGCAAATACGGCGCTCTACCTACTCCAGTGACCGTGTACGATGCAACCTCATGTCTTCGGTGACCGTAAATTGCGTATCTCTGAGTATGGTGATGAAAGCGAGCAATGGGTCTAAGTCCAGTGACCATTGATGTATTTATCTCCAAAGAGAGGGAGGAAACAAGCGGCCCAAGCGGTCTTCGCGTACGCATGCCAGAAATATGGGCCTGCCGCAGGTGGCCCACTAATTAGCTGCGGGCTCATGCGGAAAATATGCGGGCCTCCGCATCAGGTCCCGCTTGCACCCTGTCCATGTCGCCGCCGTACTCACGGCAAAGAGCAAGGACAGCGAGCACCACCTCGTCGACGTGTATCTCGCCGACGCGGAAGGACGGGAAGCTATGTGGGCTAGGTGTATCCGCCCGGAGGTAGGGGTCAACCGCCAGCGCGCGTAGGTCTGGATGTGCGAATCTCCAGCAGATCGCTCGGTCTGGATAGGGAACGGGCGCCATAAGGTCCGCTCGTTGTATTTATCGCTAGCGCACGCAGCATGTCCAGAGTCTACGCGTGCCTCTATCGGTCCTCTAGCGTTTGACATCGACCTTGCAGCGTTTGAGGCAGGAGCATGACCGACCCACCGGTTAATCATCTACTGATCTTCGACTTCACAACCACGAAGCATGCCGCCGCAAGCGCGCCTCTCTGGCCTCCCACTCTTCCGGCGAGGCTCTCTTGGTCAAGAGCGCAACTCCACAGCCCCGAAGCATGCCGCCACGAGCGCACCTGCCCTGGCCTCCCACTCTGTCGGCGAGGTTCTCCCCTGTTGCAAAAGCCCGCTCAGGGTCAGGGCAAGCCAGGCGGCCTGGACTGCTCTATCCTGCAGGAACACAACGATGCTGCCTACACAAAAGATTTGAACTGATGCTAACACAGAACCAGATCCGCGGTTCAAACAAACCTACACGTCACGTTTCAATTATCATGGCACGGAGAAGGAGAGGAATTAGTTTTAGCATTGTGATTTTTTTTCCTCGAGCAAGGGTGCTACTATACTGTAAGCATTGAACTTTTAGATGCGTTGAATTGTGCCAGAGTATAGGTGCAGAGGGCTCACTACTTACCTGAGAAAAATACCATAATTGTTTTGTCAATACGGTTCCATTTGATTGATATAGGGCGAGATGTTCATAATGACTAATATGTTCTCATGTGCTCTGATACCACGAACCTACCCCTTCCTGATGATTATGTGTGTAATGTTACTGCGCGACCACTCTGGATTTGACCTCGAAAGATGGAGATGCGGGAAGGAAAAATTCACTCTGTTTTGGTTGAGAGAGCTTGGTATAACACTACTTCACATAGGGATAATAGAAGTGAGGGGTAAATCATGTCAATTGTCAAGCTTATTGCCTTACATACTCATCTAGATAGACCATGATTTAGGACATCATAACTAGCAAAAGAAAGGCTATTGTCAATTTTGTGTGCTGCAGGAAGAGCCAACATATGTTTATGCAAACTAGGCTCACGAAATTATGTCAGTGCAATTATTATGCAAAAAATACTTGAGTTGCTGCGTACATTTTATTGCCCGTGAAAATAACATTGTTCACGTTGTGGTTTACATTTCAACCTGAGTAATGATATATACTTCGAATATGCCTGCAACTAGGAATTGGATTCTGTTGTATCTAGATTTTGTTTTCTTGCTAGCTATTTCTCCTCTGTTTTCATATTTCTGTTGATGTAGATTGCTTTGAAAAAAATATAACTTTCAGGTTTTCTAAGAACAAGATGACACTGTTACTTTTTTCTGAATATTCTAAGCATAGCTTATTTTTTACAGGAGGTGTTGTTGAAACTCCATGCCCGTGCATATGTGTCACATATATATCGCGTGCATCATTGTTATACTGATTTGGAAGAGTTAATATACACTTTTGGGGGGCCTTGGTTTTTTGGTCTACTTCCTTCAAGCCTTTTTTTTGTCTATTGTTCTAAATCTTGCTCGGATGAATTTTTGGCACTGGCAAAGTGGCAAGTTACACAGGCCAGCACCAACCAAACAAAGGTAGCAGATTGACCACTCCTCGCCTTTCCTGGAATCGCTAAATGAGGTACTTTATGGTTTGCTACTCcaattaattttaattttaaataCCATATGAAGGTTGATTTAATTTTGAGAAAACTACATGCTGAATAAAATCGATGTTTTTCTATGGATGCAAGTCTTGGAAACAAATAGAGCCGAAGAACCAAATGGTCATGTATAGAGGATGTTTTTCATGGTCCGAAACACCTTCCGTGAATCTTGGTATCTCCAACACACCCCACGAGAACAGGTTACAGATATTGTAGAAGCATTCTTGTCTTTAAGTATATCCATCCACTCTTAAGAAAAATAGCTTTCAGTGTCATTAGTGTGAAGTCTTAGGTGTTGCCTTGTTGGGAAATGAAGGTATACAAATTTGGCTCCAGTAAAACTTTAACTTGTTTGTAGGGCTCTATGGTTCTAGCATTGTGGTTAGGTCGCCGGTTGGATATGAAATATCTCCTTTTatctctaagggcatctccagcagcgcgacgtattttaatgtccgcgagcgtccgtttgcgtcgcgccgcggacgctaaaatgaccgtttttgtccgcgcgtccgtttgcgtctggggctgctccagcggggcgacgcatttattTTTTTCCTCtactccatttaaacatagttccaaatatTATGTATTGAaacatggttttacacaaactaatacataattgggaacatggtttacacaaactaatacatagtttgaaccatggttgacacaaataa
It includes:
- the LOC139830277 gene encoding uncharacterized protein — encoded protein: MDICGLCDLGFKGVPWTFEKKVAGGDYCRVRLDRALASSSWCALFPEAEVHHLPSYATSDHLPILLECTPRQVQKWSGNLFWYEVMWESHEGFPEHLAGSWNASEKSRNMAELKSKLQSVSHNLSTWGRETFGSVRLQIRTLQRDLAILRSQPGRVGPSMEEKETVAELEEVLQREEIMWRQRSQIQWLAEGDKNTRFFHMCASQRKKKNRIAALARADGTPTSNEKEMGALANGFYKQLYTSEGVSAMEEVLNCVPTRVDREMKRALDASFQAKEVKEALFEMYPTKAPGPDGFPAHFFFSETGMCVERK